One genomic window of Branchiostoma lanceolatum isolate klBraLanc5 chromosome 5, klBraLanc5.hap2, whole genome shotgun sequence includes the following:
- the LOC136435065 gene encoding axoneme-associated protein mst101(2)-like isoform X5 — MVDRESSASSEEVLGAAAKKFGAKAEPAKKDEKPSGAKSGLGLKKGPAGAKPGEEFHFETSKEALTEAEKQKKKQKELEEMLKKALEEARIAEEEARRLAELEARRKREEEERKRREEEERKRKEEEERKKREEAERKRKEEEERKRREEEERKRREEEERRRKEEEERKKREEEERKRREEEERKRREEEEARRKKEEEEARRRREEEMKRKAEEEAKRKSQLADPSQRWQRLRDEKLGTDSASGTDPRLQRVRMREEASRRRTEDEQVTHATEQASRAAKLAARKTARERRARMPGRQPLVRSITNVAANEKVAREYLNYLLEDLNRRAPHQRIRAGAAMYDKDESRQYIPPALKTKDEFKRLNAKCKNEDSVDILLDDAIVDDVERKHRSSVIDRVLDFLKTHMPVPATEIILGGSIGQGTAAPSYAAVQIVILSDDFPKGGHEMWLPSAVVAYRKILEKAALEEGQLPDLTFVGHSQTTLQFMVEDVDVDMYFTREWGDTDHDYDHLYREAMMIRDTKARNCYAISAVRRQNAWVAGLPELVKDVVRMVKNWRNCVDWGEKKKRPNSYLLTLMVHKAYEEACRFTESIGDTPLEEDILREFINMTQKLDRAIGRVTWNDYYDPELYRVEHISRLPVVQDPAMPAFNVGETMESWNMMRHEAWIWGQSLGILKL, encoded by the exons ATG GTCGATCGAGAGAGCAGTGCGTCATCTGAAGAG GTTTTGGGAGCTGCTGCCAAGAAGTTCGGTGCGAAAGCCGAACCGGCAAAGAAAGATGAAAAACCATCGGGAGCCAAATCCGGCCTTGGGCTCAAAAAGGGACCCGCAGGTGCAAAACCTGGCGAAGAGTTTCATTTCGAAACCTCGAAGGAAGCTCTTACGGAGGCCGAGAAGCAAAAGAAGAAGCAGAAGGAGCTTGAGGAAATGCTGAAGAAGGCTCTTGAGGAGGCACGTATAGCTGAGGAAGAAGCCCGCCGTCTTGCGGAACTCGAAGCCCGACGCAAGagagaggaagaagaaaggaaGCGCCGTGAAGAAGAAGAGCGCAAGCGCAAAGAAGAGGAGGAAAGGAAGAAGAGAGAGGAGGCAGAGCGCAAGCGCAAAGAAGAGGAGGAAAGGAAGCGGCGTGAGGAAGAGGAAAGGAAACGGCGCGAGGAGGAAGAACGCAGGCgtaaggaggaggaggagagaaagaagcgtgaggaggaggagaggaagCGTCGTGAAGAGGAGGAGAGGAAGAGGCGGGAAGAGGAGGAGGCTCGCAGGaagaaggaggaagaagaggcGCGTCGAAGGCGGGAGGAGGAGATGAAAAGAAAGGCGGAGGAGGAGGCGAAGAGAAAATCTCAGCTGGCTGACCCGAGCCAGCGTTGGCAGCGCCTCCGCGATGAGAAGCTGGGTACGGACTCCGCGTCCGGTACCGACCCCCGCCTGCAGCGCGTCCGGATGCGTGAGGAGGCAAGTCGCAGGCGCACCGAGGACGAGCAAGTCACTCATGCGACTGAGCAGGCGAGCCGCGCCGCGAAGCTGGCGGCGAGGAAGACGGCACGTGAGCGTCGTGCCAGAATGCCCGGCCGACAGCCGCTCGTCCGCTCTATCACCAACGTTGCCGCCAACGAGAAGGTCGCCAGGGAGTACCTGAACTACCTCCTGGAGGATCTGAACCGCCGCGCTCCTCACCAGCGCATCCGTGCAGGCGCCGCCATGTACGACAAGGACGAGAGCCGCCAGTACATCCCGCCCGCCCTCAAGACCAAGGACGAGTTCAAGCGCTTGAACGCCAAGTGCAAGAATGAAGACAGCGTCGACATTCTCCTGGATGACGCTATCGTGGACGACGTGGAGCGTAAGCATCGTTCAAGCGTCATCGACAGGGTGCTGGATTTCCTCAAG ACCCACATGCCTGTCCCAGCCACTGAGATCATACTTGGAGGGTCTATCGGCCAGGGCACCGCCGCTCCGTCCTATGCAGCCGTCCAGATCGTCATCTTGAGCGACG ACTTCCCGAAGGGTGGACATGAGATGTGGCTACCGTCTGCCGTGGTGGCCTATCGCAAGATTCTGGAAAAGGCAGCTCTGGAAGAGG GCCAGCTGCCCGACCTGACGTTCGTCGGTCACTCCCAGACCACCCTACAGTTCATGGTGGAGGATGTGGACGTGGACATGTACTTTACACGTGAATGGGGCGACACCGATCACGACTACGATCACCTGTACCGCGAGGCGATGATGATCAGGGATACCAAGGCCCGAAACTG CTATGCCATCTCTGCCGTTCGTCGTCAGAACGCGTGGGTTGCTGGGCTCCCAGAACTG GTTAAGGATGTGGTGCGCATGGTGAAGAACTGGCGCAACTGTGTGGACTGGGGGGAGAAGAAGAAGCGCCCCAACTCCTACCTGCTGACGCTCATGGTCCACAAGGCCTACGAGGAAGCCTGCAGATT CACCGAGAGTATTGGCGATACTCCGCTGGAAGAGGACATCCTGAGAGAGTTCATCAACATGACGCAGAAACTGGACAGAGCCATCGGCAG AGTGACTTGGAATGACTACTACGACCCCGAGTTGTACCGTGTGGAGCACATTAGCCGACTGCCCGTGGTACAGGACCCCGCCATGCCCGCCTTCAACGTCGGCGAGACCATGGAGTCCTGGAACATGATGCGTCACGAGGCCTGGATATGGGGACAGAGTCTCGGCATCCTCAAGCTCTAA
- the LOC136435065 gene encoding axoneme-associated protein mst101(2)-like isoform X1, with translation MVPEGMLQSEGMSETMQKIVQMQLDIIREDYERVEEYESTYEEKMSMSTLESTADKSTKDGSKDVPTKTVEESVEVAKKETEAAEPAKKETEQSKKEPDTKAPEPSQKEPEKKVPEPSKKEPEKKAADVADKEPEKKETGSKASPATPVDSDTKDEKVDRESSASSEEVLGAAAKKFGAKAEPAKKDEKPSGAKSGLGLKKGPAGAKPGEEFHFETSKEALTEAEKQKKKQKELEEMLKKALEEARIAEEEARRLAELEARRKREEEERKRREEEERKRKEEEERKKREEAERKRKEEEERKRREEEERKRREEEERRRKEEEERKKREEEERKRREEEERKRREEEEARRKKEEEEARRRREEEMKRKAEEEAKRKSQLADPSQRWQRLRDEKLGTDSASGTDPRLQRVRMREEASRRRTEDEQVTHATEQASRAAKLAARKTARERRARMPGRQPLVRSITNVAANEKVAREYLNYLLEDLNRRAPHQRIRAGAAMYDKDESRQYIPPALKTKDEFKRLNAKCKNEDSVDILLDDAIVDDVERKHRSSVIDRVLDFLKTHMPVPATEIILGGSIGQGTAAPSYAAVQIVILSDDFPKGGHEMWLPSAVVAYRKILEKAALEEGQLPDLTFVGHSQTTLQFMVEDVDVDMYFTREWGDTDHDYDHLYREAMMIRDTKARNCYAISAVRRQNAWVAGLPELVKDVVRMVKNWRNCVDWGEKKKRPNSYLLTLMVHKAYEEACRFTESIGDTPLEEDILREFINMTQKLDRAIGRVTWNDYYDPELYRVEHISRLPVVQDPAMPAFNVGETMESWNMMRHEAWIWGQSLGILKL, from the exons ATGGTACCGGAGGGAATGCTTCAGTCGGAGGGAATGTCGGAGACTATGCAGAAGATAGTGCAGATGCAACTTGACATCATCCGCGAAGACTACGAGAGGGTTGAAGAGTACGAAAGCACGTACGAGGAGAAGATGTCGATGTCAACCCTGGAATCGACG GCAGACAAATCGACAAAGGACGGTTCAAAAGACGTTCCCACAAAAACAGTTGAAGAGTCAGTAGAAGTCGCCAAGAAAGAGACGGAGGCGGCAGAACCTGCGAAAAAGGAGACAGAACAATCTAAGAAAGAACCAGACACGAAGGCGCCGGAACCTTCTCAGAAAGAGCCAGAAAAGAAGGTTCCAGAACCTTCTAAAAAAGAGCCAGAAAAGAAAGCAGCTGACGTTGCAGATAAAGAGCCGGAAAAGAAGGAGACAGGATCTAAAGCTAGCCCGGCGACGCCTGTAGATAGTGACACCAAGGACGAGAAG GTCGATCGAGAGAGCAGTGCGTCATCTGAAGAG GTTTTGGGAGCTGCTGCCAAGAAGTTCGGTGCGAAAGCCGAACCGGCAAAGAAAGATGAAAAACCATCGGGAGCCAAATCCGGCCTTGGGCTCAAAAAGGGACCCGCAGGTGCAAAACCTGGCGAAGAGTTTCATTTCGAAACCTCGAAGGAAGCTCTTACGGAGGCCGAGAAGCAAAAGAAGAAGCAGAAGGAGCTTGAGGAAATGCTGAAGAAGGCTCTTGAGGAGGCACGTATAGCTGAGGAAGAAGCCCGCCGTCTTGCGGAACTCGAAGCCCGACGCAAGagagaggaagaagaaaggaaGCGCCGTGAAGAAGAAGAGCGCAAGCGCAAAGAAGAGGAGGAAAGGAAGAAGAGAGAGGAGGCAGAGCGCAAGCGCAAAGAAGAGGAGGAAAGGAAGCGGCGTGAGGAAGAGGAAAGGAAACGGCGCGAGGAGGAAGAACGCAGGCgtaaggaggaggaggagagaaagaagcgtgaggaggaggagaggaagCGTCGTGAAGAGGAGGAGAGGAAGAGGCGGGAAGAGGAGGAGGCTCGCAGGaagaaggaggaagaagaggcGCGTCGAAGGCGGGAGGAGGAGATGAAAAGAAAGGCGGAGGAGGAGGCGAAGAGAAAATCTCAGCTGGCTGACCCGAGCCAGCGTTGGCAGCGCCTCCGCGATGAGAAGCTGGGTACGGACTCCGCGTCCGGTACCGACCCCCGCCTGCAGCGCGTCCGGATGCGTGAGGAGGCAAGTCGCAGGCGCACCGAGGACGAGCAAGTCACTCATGCGACTGAGCAGGCGAGCCGCGCCGCGAAGCTGGCGGCGAGGAAGACGGCACGTGAGCGTCGTGCCAGAATGCCCGGCCGACAGCCGCTCGTCCGCTCTATCACCAACGTTGCCGCCAACGAGAAGGTCGCCAGGGAGTACCTGAACTACCTCCTGGAGGATCTGAACCGCCGCGCTCCTCACCAGCGCATCCGTGCAGGCGCCGCCATGTACGACAAGGACGAGAGCCGCCAGTACATCCCGCCCGCCCTCAAGACCAAGGACGAGTTCAAGCGCTTGAACGCCAAGTGCAAGAATGAAGACAGCGTCGACATTCTCCTGGATGACGCTATCGTGGACGACGTGGAGCGTAAGCATCGTTCAAGCGTCATCGACAGGGTGCTGGATTTCCTCAAG ACCCACATGCCTGTCCCAGCCACTGAGATCATACTTGGAGGGTCTATCGGCCAGGGCACCGCCGCTCCGTCCTATGCAGCCGTCCAGATCGTCATCTTGAGCGACG ACTTCCCGAAGGGTGGACATGAGATGTGGCTACCGTCTGCCGTGGTGGCCTATCGCAAGATTCTGGAAAAGGCAGCTCTGGAAGAGG GCCAGCTGCCCGACCTGACGTTCGTCGGTCACTCCCAGACCACCCTACAGTTCATGGTGGAGGATGTGGACGTGGACATGTACTTTACACGTGAATGGGGCGACACCGATCACGACTACGATCACCTGTACCGCGAGGCGATGATGATCAGGGATACCAAGGCCCGAAACTG CTATGCCATCTCTGCCGTTCGTCGTCAGAACGCGTGGGTTGCTGGGCTCCCAGAACTG GTTAAGGATGTGGTGCGCATGGTGAAGAACTGGCGCAACTGTGTGGACTGGGGGGAGAAGAAGAAGCGCCCCAACTCCTACCTGCTGACGCTCATGGTCCACAAGGCCTACGAGGAAGCCTGCAGATT CACCGAGAGTATTGGCGATACTCCGCTGGAAGAGGACATCCTGAGAGAGTTCATCAACATGACGCAGAAACTGGACAGAGCCATCGGCAG AGTGACTTGGAATGACTACTACGACCCCGAGTTGTACCGTGTGGAGCACATTAGCCGACTGCCCGTGGTACAGGACCCCGCCATGCCCGCCTTCAACGTCGGCGAGACCATGGAGTCCTGGAACATGATGCGTCACGAGGCCTGGATATGGGGACAGAGTCTCGGCATCCTCAAGCTCTAA
- the LOC136435065 gene encoding uncharacterized protein isoform X6, with the protein MVLGAAAKKFGAKAEPAKKDEKPSGAKSGLGLKKGPAGAKPGEEFHFETSKEALTEAEKQKKKQKELEEMLKKALEEARIAEEEARRLAELEARRKREEEERKRREEEERKRKEEEERKKREEAERKRKEEEERKRREEEERKRREEEERRRKEEEERKKREEEERKRREEEERKRREEEEARRKKEEEEARRRREEEMKRKAEEEAKRKSQLADPSQRWQRLRDEKLGTDSASGTDPRLQRVRMREEASRRRTEDEQVTHATEQASRAAKLAARKTARERRARMPGRQPLVRSITNVAANEKVAREYLNYLLEDLNRRAPHQRIRAGAAMYDKDESRQYIPPALKTKDEFKRLNAKCKNEDSVDILLDDAIVDDVERKHRSSVIDRVLDFLKTHMPVPATEIILGGSIGQGTAAPSYAAVQIVILSDDFPKGGHEMWLPSAVVAYRKILEKAALEEGQLPDLTFVGHSQTTLQFMVEDVDVDMYFTREWGDTDHDYDHLYREAMMIRDTKARNCYAISAVRRQNAWVAGLPELVKDVVRMVKNWRNCVDWGEKKKRPNSYLLTLMVHKAYEEACRFTESIGDTPLEEDILREFINMTQKLDRAIGRVTWNDYYDPELYRVEHISRLPVVQDPAMPAFNVGETMESWNMMRHEAWIWGQSLGILKL; encoded by the exons ATG GTTTTGGGAGCTGCTGCCAAGAAGTTCGGTGCGAAAGCCGAACCGGCAAAGAAAGATGAAAAACCATCGGGAGCCAAATCCGGCCTTGGGCTCAAAAAGGGACCCGCAGGTGCAAAACCTGGCGAAGAGTTTCATTTCGAAACCTCGAAGGAAGCTCTTACGGAGGCCGAGAAGCAAAAGAAGAAGCAGAAGGAGCTTGAGGAAATGCTGAAGAAGGCTCTTGAGGAGGCACGTATAGCTGAGGAAGAAGCCCGCCGTCTTGCGGAACTCGAAGCCCGACGCAAGagagaggaagaagaaaggaaGCGCCGTGAAGAAGAAGAGCGCAAGCGCAAAGAAGAGGAGGAAAGGAAGAAGAGAGAGGAGGCAGAGCGCAAGCGCAAAGAAGAGGAGGAAAGGAAGCGGCGTGAGGAAGAGGAAAGGAAACGGCGCGAGGAGGAAGAACGCAGGCgtaaggaggaggaggagagaaagaagcgtgaggaggaggagaggaagCGTCGTGAAGAGGAGGAGAGGAAGAGGCGGGAAGAGGAGGAGGCTCGCAGGaagaaggaggaagaagaggcGCGTCGAAGGCGGGAGGAGGAGATGAAAAGAAAGGCGGAGGAGGAGGCGAAGAGAAAATCTCAGCTGGCTGACCCGAGCCAGCGTTGGCAGCGCCTCCGCGATGAGAAGCTGGGTACGGACTCCGCGTCCGGTACCGACCCCCGCCTGCAGCGCGTCCGGATGCGTGAGGAGGCAAGTCGCAGGCGCACCGAGGACGAGCAAGTCACTCATGCGACTGAGCAGGCGAGCCGCGCCGCGAAGCTGGCGGCGAGGAAGACGGCACGTGAGCGTCGTGCCAGAATGCCCGGCCGACAGCCGCTCGTCCGCTCTATCACCAACGTTGCCGCCAACGAGAAGGTCGCCAGGGAGTACCTGAACTACCTCCTGGAGGATCTGAACCGCCGCGCTCCTCACCAGCGCATCCGTGCAGGCGCCGCCATGTACGACAAGGACGAGAGCCGCCAGTACATCCCGCCCGCCCTCAAGACCAAGGACGAGTTCAAGCGCTTGAACGCCAAGTGCAAGAATGAAGACAGCGTCGACATTCTCCTGGATGACGCTATCGTGGACGACGTGGAGCGTAAGCATCGTTCAAGCGTCATCGACAGGGTGCTGGATTTCCTCAAG ACCCACATGCCTGTCCCAGCCACTGAGATCATACTTGGAGGGTCTATCGGCCAGGGCACCGCCGCTCCGTCCTATGCAGCCGTCCAGATCGTCATCTTGAGCGACG ACTTCCCGAAGGGTGGACATGAGATGTGGCTACCGTCTGCCGTGGTGGCCTATCGCAAGATTCTGGAAAAGGCAGCTCTGGAAGAGG GCCAGCTGCCCGACCTGACGTTCGTCGGTCACTCCCAGACCACCCTACAGTTCATGGTGGAGGATGTGGACGTGGACATGTACTTTACACGTGAATGGGGCGACACCGATCACGACTACGATCACCTGTACCGCGAGGCGATGATGATCAGGGATACCAAGGCCCGAAACTG CTATGCCATCTCTGCCGTTCGTCGTCAGAACGCGTGGGTTGCTGGGCTCCCAGAACTG GTTAAGGATGTGGTGCGCATGGTGAAGAACTGGCGCAACTGTGTGGACTGGGGGGAGAAGAAGAAGCGCCCCAACTCCTACCTGCTGACGCTCATGGTCCACAAGGCCTACGAGGAAGCCTGCAGATT CACCGAGAGTATTGGCGATACTCCGCTGGAAGAGGACATCCTGAGAGAGTTCATCAACATGACGCAGAAACTGGACAGAGCCATCGGCAG AGTGACTTGGAATGACTACTACGACCCCGAGTTGTACCGTGTGGAGCACATTAGCCGACTGCCCGTGGTACAGGACCCCGCCATGCCCGCCTTCAACGTCGGCGAGACCATGGAGTCCTGGAACATGATGCGTCACGAGGCCTGGATATGGGGACAGAGTCTCGGCATCCTCAAGCTCTAA
- the LOC136435065 gene encoding axoneme-associated protein mst101(2)-like isoform X2: MVPEGMLQSEGMSETMQKIVQMQLDIIREDYERVEEYESTYEEKMSMSTLESTADKSTKDGSKDVPTKTVEESVEVAKKETEAAEPAKKETEQSKKEPDTKAPEPSQKEPEKKVPEPSKKEPEKKAADVADKEPEKKETGSKASPATPVDSDTKDEKVLGAAAKKFGAKAEPAKKDEKPSGAKSGLGLKKGPAGAKPGEEFHFETSKEALTEAEKQKKKQKELEEMLKKALEEARIAEEEARRLAELEARRKREEEERKRREEEERKRKEEEERKKREEAERKRKEEEERKRREEEERKRREEEERRRKEEEERKKREEEERKRREEEERKRREEEEARRKKEEEEARRRREEEMKRKAEEEAKRKSQLADPSQRWQRLRDEKLGTDSASGTDPRLQRVRMREEASRRRTEDEQVTHATEQASRAAKLAARKTARERRARMPGRQPLVRSITNVAANEKVAREYLNYLLEDLNRRAPHQRIRAGAAMYDKDESRQYIPPALKTKDEFKRLNAKCKNEDSVDILLDDAIVDDVERKHRSSVIDRVLDFLKTHMPVPATEIILGGSIGQGTAAPSYAAVQIVILSDDFPKGGHEMWLPSAVVAYRKILEKAALEEGQLPDLTFVGHSQTTLQFMVEDVDVDMYFTREWGDTDHDYDHLYREAMMIRDTKARNCYAISAVRRQNAWVAGLPELVKDVVRMVKNWRNCVDWGEKKKRPNSYLLTLMVHKAYEEACRFTESIGDTPLEEDILREFINMTQKLDRAIGRVTWNDYYDPELYRVEHISRLPVVQDPAMPAFNVGETMESWNMMRHEAWIWGQSLGILKL, encoded by the exons ATGGTACCGGAGGGAATGCTTCAGTCGGAGGGAATGTCGGAGACTATGCAGAAGATAGTGCAGATGCAACTTGACATCATCCGCGAAGACTACGAGAGGGTTGAAGAGTACGAAAGCACGTACGAGGAGAAGATGTCGATGTCAACCCTGGAATCGACG GCAGACAAATCGACAAAGGACGGTTCAAAAGACGTTCCCACAAAAACAGTTGAAGAGTCAGTAGAAGTCGCCAAGAAAGAGACGGAGGCGGCAGAACCTGCGAAAAAGGAGACAGAACAATCTAAGAAAGAACCAGACACGAAGGCGCCGGAACCTTCTCAGAAAGAGCCAGAAAAGAAGGTTCCAGAACCTTCTAAAAAAGAGCCAGAAAAGAAAGCAGCTGACGTTGCAGATAAAGAGCCGGAAAAGAAGGAGACAGGATCTAAAGCTAGCCCGGCGACGCCTGTAGATAGTGACACCAAGGACGAGAAG GTTTTGGGAGCTGCTGCCAAGAAGTTCGGTGCGAAAGCCGAACCGGCAAAGAAAGATGAAAAACCATCGGGAGCCAAATCCGGCCTTGGGCTCAAAAAGGGACCCGCAGGTGCAAAACCTGGCGAAGAGTTTCATTTCGAAACCTCGAAGGAAGCTCTTACGGAGGCCGAGAAGCAAAAGAAGAAGCAGAAGGAGCTTGAGGAAATGCTGAAGAAGGCTCTTGAGGAGGCACGTATAGCTGAGGAAGAAGCCCGCCGTCTTGCGGAACTCGAAGCCCGACGCAAGagagaggaagaagaaaggaaGCGCCGTGAAGAAGAAGAGCGCAAGCGCAAAGAAGAGGAGGAAAGGAAGAAGAGAGAGGAGGCAGAGCGCAAGCGCAAAGAAGAGGAGGAAAGGAAGCGGCGTGAGGAAGAGGAAAGGAAACGGCGCGAGGAGGAAGAACGCAGGCgtaaggaggaggaggagagaaagaagcgtgaggaggaggagaggaagCGTCGTGAAGAGGAGGAGAGGAAGAGGCGGGAAGAGGAGGAGGCTCGCAGGaagaaggaggaagaagaggcGCGTCGAAGGCGGGAGGAGGAGATGAAAAGAAAGGCGGAGGAGGAGGCGAAGAGAAAATCTCAGCTGGCTGACCCGAGCCAGCGTTGGCAGCGCCTCCGCGATGAGAAGCTGGGTACGGACTCCGCGTCCGGTACCGACCCCCGCCTGCAGCGCGTCCGGATGCGTGAGGAGGCAAGTCGCAGGCGCACCGAGGACGAGCAAGTCACTCATGCGACTGAGCAGGCGAGCCGCGCCGCGAAGCTGGCGGCGAGGAAGACGGCACGTGAGCGTCGTGCCAGAATGCCCGGCCGACAGCCGCTCGTCCGCTCTATCACCAACGTTGCCGCCAACGAGAAGGTCGCCAGGGAGTACCTGAACTACCTCCTGGAGGATCTGAACCGCCGCGCTCCTCACCAGCGCATCCGTGCAGGCGCCGCCATGTACGACAAGGACGAGAGCCGCCAGTACATCCCGCCCGCCCTCAAGACCAAGGACGAGTTCAAGCGCTTGAACGCCAAGTGCAAGAATGAAGACAGCGTCGACATTCTCCTGGATGACGCTATCGTGGACGACGTGGAGCGTAAGCATCGTTCAAGCGTCATCGACAGGGTGCTGGATTTCCTCAAG ACCCACATGCCTGTCCCAGCCACTGAGATCATACTTGGAGGGTCTATCGGCCAGGGCACCGCCGCTCCGTCCTATGCAGCCGTCCAGATCGTCATCTTGAGCGACG ACTTCCCGAAGGGTGGACATGAGATGTGGCTACCGTCTGCCGTGGTGGCCTATCGCAAGATTCTGGAAAAGGCAGCTCTGGAAGAGG GCCAGCTGCCCGACCTGACGTTCGTCGGTCACTCCCAGACCACCCTACAGTTCATGGTGGAGGATGTGGACGTGGACATGTACTTTACACGTGAATGGGGCGACACCGATCACGACTACGATCACCTGTACCGCGAGGCGATGATGATCAGGGATACCAAGGCCCGAAACTG CTATGCCATCTCTGCCGTTCGTCGTCAGAACGCGTGGGTTGCTGGGCTCCCAGAACTG GTTAAGGATGTGGTGCGCATGGTGAAGAACTGGCGCAACTGTGTGGACTGGGGGGAGAAGAAGAAGCGCCCCAACTCCTACCTGCTGACGCTCATGGTCCACAAGGCCTACGAGGAAGCCTGCAGATT CACCGAGAGTATTGGCGATACTCCGCTGGAAGAGGACATCCTGAGAGAGTTCATCAACATGACGCAGAAACTGGACAGAGCCATCGGCAG AGTGACTTGGAATGACTACTACGACCCCGAGTTGTACCGTGTGGAGCACATTAGCCGACTGCCCGTGGTACAGGACCCCGCCATGCCCGCCTTCAACGTCGGCGAGACCATGGAGTCCTGGAACATGATGCGTCACGAGGCCTGGATATGGGGACAGAGTCTCGGCATCCTCAAGCTCTAA